One genomic window of Cannabis sativa cultivar Pink pepper isolate KNU-18-1 chromosome 2, ASM2916894v1, whole genome shotgun sequence includes the following:
- the LOC115719411 gene encoding ADP-ribosylation factor isoform X2 has protein sequence MGLSFTKLFSRLFAKKEMRILMVGLDAAGKTTILYKLKLGEIVTTIPTIGFNVETVEYKNISFTVWDVGGQDKIRPLWRHYFQNTQGLIFVVDSNDRDRVVEARDELHRMLNEDELRDAVLLVFANKQDLPNAMNAAEITDKLGLHSLRQRHWYIQSTCATSGEGLYEGLDWLSNNIANKA, from the exons ATGGGGTTGTCTTTCACCAAGCTCTTCAGTCGGCTTTTTGCCAAAAAGGAGATGAGAATTCTAATGGTTGGTCTCGATGCCGCTGGTAAGACTACCATCTTGTACAAGCTCAAGTTGGGAGAGATTGTCACGACCATTCCTACAATTG GATTCAATGTGGAGACTGTTGAATATAAGAACATTAGCTTTACCGTTTGGGATGTCGGGGGTCAGGACAAG ATTCGACCTCTGTGGAGACACTACTTCCAGAATACTCAAGGCCTCATCTTCGTGGTTGACAGCAATGATCGTGACCGTGTTGTTGAGGCTAGGGATGAGTTGCATCGTATGTTGAATGAG GATGAATTGAGGGATGCCGTTCTGCTTGTATTTGCTAACAAGCAGGATCTCCCGAATGCCATGAATGCAGCCGAGATCACAGACAAGCTCGGTCTTCACTCTCTTCGCCAACGTCactg GTACATCCAGAGCACATGTGCCACATCTGGGGAAGGACTCTACGAGGGTCTGGATTGGCTGTCCAACAATATTGCTAACAAG GCTTAA
- the LOC115719411 gene encoding ADP-ribosylation factor isoform X1, with product MGLSFTKLFSRLFAKKEMRILMVGLDAAGKTTILYKLKLGEIVTTIPTIGFNVETVEYKNISFTVWDVGGQDKIRPLWRHYFQNTQGLIFVVDSNDRDRVVEARDELHRMLNEDELRDAVLLVFANKQDLPNAMNAAEITDKLGLHSLRQRHWYIQSTCATSGEGLYEGLDWLSNNIANKVGSDVNT from the exons ATGGGGTTGTCTTTCACCAAGCTCTTCAGTCGGCTTTTTGCCAAAAAGGAGATGAGAATTCTAATGGTTGGTCTCGATGCCGCTGGTAAGACTACCATCTTGTACAAGCTCAAGTTGGGAGAGATTGTCACGACCATTCCTACAATTG GATTCAATGTGGAGACTGTTGAATATAAGAACATTAGCTTTACCGTTTGGGATGTCGGGGGTCAGGACAAG ATTCGACCTCTGTGGAGACACTACTTCCAGAATACTCAAGGCCTCATCTTCGTGGTTGACAGCAATGATCGTGACCGTGTTGTTGAGGCTAGGGATGAGTTGCATCGTATGTTGAATGAG GATGAATTGAGGGATGCCGTTCTGCTTGTATTTGCTAACAAGCAGGATCTCCCGAATGCCATGAATGCAGCCGAGATCACAGACAAGCTCGGTCTTCACTCTCTTCGCCAACGTCactg GTACATCCAGAGCACATGTGCCACATCTGGGGAAGGACTCTACGAGGGTCTGGATTGGCTGTCCAACAATATTGCTAACAAGGTAGGATCTGATGTTAATACTTGA